CTTCAGCGCGGCCACGACGCAGTCCACGCCATAAGCCGCCATGCCCTTCACCTCGTGCCTCACCGCCGCAAGGCTCCTCGCGGCGGAGATCTCGGCCGCCCCACCGCCCGGGACCACGCCTCCTCTGACAGCGGCCTGCACCGCCGAGACGGCGTCATGCGCGATTCTCTCGCGCTCCCCGACGACGTCTCTCGTCGCTGCGCCCACAACGATCGTGGCCATCGGCCTGCCCCGTCCGCCGACTATCCGGATCTCCGAAAGCTTTTCATCCTCGTACACCCTCTCTGCGGTCCCGAGGACCTTCTCGATCTCGGCGACAGGCCTCGCAAGCCACGAACGCTTCACCGGACGCGCGCCCGTGTGTTCAGCCACCTTTCTAAGGTCGCGCCACGACACCCTCGTCGCGACCATCACACCCGCATCCGTGAGGATATCCTCCGCGACATCCGCGATCCCGTGATCCACCAAGATCACGTTGACCCCGCACGCCACCAGGCGTCTCAGGTTGTTCTCGAACTCCTCCTGGAGCGAGAAATGCCTCTCGATGCCACGCTCGGTGGCGAGCGCTTCATCATCGAGCTTCTCAGGCTCGAGCGCGTCATCGACCACGAGGATCCTCGCCGTGGCCACGCTTACAGGCATGTGCCTGTTGTGCCTGGCCTTCTTCACGATGACCCCCATGAATACCTCGTTTGCTGCCCCCTCCTGGGCGACTATGGCGTCCCGAAGCCGGAACGCCGGGTCGAGTAGGCTGTCCACGCCGACAAGCCTCGCGGCGTCCACGGCGAGCGCGGCTATGTCGCGATGTCCTCGTCCGGCAGTGTAAGCCACTCGGAGAAGGAGAGGGTCGTCCAGGCCCTCAATGGGACGTGCGGACCGCTCCAGCGACTCAAGGGCCGCTTTCGCGCCCGCCCTGACCCCGTCTATGAGACGCGGCACGGGCACGCCGTCGGCGACCATGTCCAGCCCGGCCTGCACGAGCGCGCTGGCCATTATCGTGGCGGTGGTGGTCCCGTCGCCGATCTCCTCTTGCTGGGCTCGGGCGACGTTGATGAGCATCCTCGCAGCGGGGTGCGTCGCCTCCATGCGCTCGAGGATCGTGCACCCGTCGTTTGTCACGACCACGTCCCCGAACCTGTCGACGAGCATCGTGTCCAGCCCCTTAGGCCCGATCGTGCCCTCTACGGCGGACGCCACCGCGCGAAGCGCAGACGCGTTGGAGATGAGCGCCGCCATCCTCTCGTTCCCAGTGCCCTCCGCCGCCTTGTGAGGCTCGCCCAAGAAGACCCCTCTCTTCCCGGAAACAGTTTTATGGGGCTAAGCTGACCTTAACCCCATGCGCCTGGAAACACCCCATGCCGTGCAGTGACCGCCGCGCTTGTGTTACATGAGGAGGATCCTCGTGAGGACATCGCCGAGGTTCTCGGCCACGAACTCAACCAGAGCCACGACGCGCGAGTAGTGCATGCGGGTCGGGCCGACGACGCCGAGAGCCCCCATGGGGACGCCCCGGACCTCGTACGGCGCACTCACGATGCTGCAGGGCTTCATGCTCGGGTGCCCTGCTTCGCGGCCGATCATCACGGTCACGCCCCTCGCTTCAACCACACCGGACAGAAGCGCGTAAAGCGCGTCGTCTTCGGCCAGAAACTCGAGCACCGTCCGGGCCTTCGAGATATCCTGGAACTCTGGCTGCTCGAGAAGATTCACCTGTCCATCGCTGTACACTTGCTCCTCGTGCCGGTCTTCCAGCGACTGCGCGATCGCCTCGAGCGCGGCGTCGACGAAGGTGTTGTACTCGTCGAGCTCTGCCTTGATCTCGCGCAGGAGCGAGGCGCCGATGCGAGACAGCGGAAGATTGGCAAGCCGCGAATTGAGGAACTCTGCGATGTTTGCCAGCTGCTGCCTCGTCAGCGGATGCCCCGTCGCAACGAGGTGAGTGCGAACGAAACCGGGATCAATTACGAGGACAACGAGCACATTCATGCTGTCAACCGGCAGGAGCTCGATCCGCTTGAATACGCCCGCCTTTGAGATCGGCGATAACACGAAAGCGGCGTACTTCGATAGCTGCGCTAGTATACGCGCCGTTTCCTCGATTATGAGCTCGATCTCGCGTCGCCTTTCCGCAAGGGTCCGCCTGATCCTCGCTCTCTCATCCTCGGATACGGGCTTGCGCTTCATGATGAAGTCGACGTAGAAGCGATATCCCTTCTCGGACGGAATGCGCCCCGCCGATGTATGAGGCTGTTCGAGGTAACCCGATTCCTCGAGATCCGCCATCTCATTCCTGATCGTGGCAGGACTGACTCCGAGGTTGTACCTACGCGCGATGGTGCGGGATCCTACCGGTTCCGCCGTGTTGATATAGTCATCGGTGACCGCTTCCAGTATGCGCCTCTTCCTGGCGTCCATGTCAGGCTGGAAGCCCATCACGGATCCCCCTTCGTCCTTTGTTAGCACTCACACAACCAGAGTGCTAAACTTCCCGCGATAAACATACCACCGGGCTTCGCCCTTTGTCAAGCGCGTTTTCGCGGCCCCGCGGCCCCGTCAGGCTGCAAGTCCTGCGGAGCGGTGCCCCGTCAACCCCAGCCATATGTGGTCCACTGTCAACGCCCCCATAGGGAGACGAGCGCACCAAGCGCGAAGATGACCGCTGCTTGGGTGAAGACCCCCCAAGGGAAGGCGAGGCGCCTGTGCCGGACAAGCCCGCTGTGGGATGGGAACAGGAGGCGGAGCCGCCCGTGCGGCCTGAAAGCTCTGGGGAATAGATACGCCGCAGCAACCTCCAGGTCGGGTAGCGCGCCCCCGAGGCCGCCAGCGATGGCCCGGACGTCGGCACCGGCAGCCAGCACGGCGAGGGCAAGCGCGCACGTGGCGATCACGTCTAGGGCGCCCCACCAGTGGTTGGTGTACTCGGAATGCGGCACCGCGTCCAGCACAGCATGGCTCACAAGACCCGTGCAGGCCGCGCTGATGGGGCCGGGCAGGACAGTCCCTATGGTGCCGCCTGCAATAAAGTGGGCTATGCAGTACACCTCGTGCTCCACCTCCGCGAAGTCGCACGGCCACGTGCCGCCCACTCGACGCCCGGTCGTTCGTGATTACGTTCAACGCGTGCGCCCGTCATCCTCCCTGTCCCCCACGATACATGATGGCGCGTATCGCGCGTCTCATGTAGCCCACCGCGCGCCGCATGCCTTCGCGGGTCACGGACGTGGCTGCGAGCGCCGCGCGCCGCGCGCTGGCAAGTTCGTCTACAAAGTCGATATGGTATCCGACGCCTAGAAGGTACACGTCGTAGCTGTGCTCCCCGGTCCTGTCGATGCGCACCGACGAAGGCGGCCTGTCCAACCCGGTGATGTCGTTCTCGGCCTTCTCCACGAGGTAAAGCCCGCAGGCAGACGCGACACCGAGGAGTGCGACGCACACCGCAAGCCCGGCCGCCCGGACGACGCTGCTCCGCCTCATCTCT
Above is a genomic segment from Bacillota bacterium containing:
- a CDS encoding chaperonin → MAALISNASALRAVASAVEGTIGPKGLDTMLVDRFGDVVVTNDGCTILERMEATHPAARMLINVARAQQEEIGDGTTTATIMASALVQAGLDMVADGVPVPRLIDGVRAGAKAALESLERSARPIEGLDDPLLLRVAYTAGRGHRDIAALAVDAARLVGVDSLLDPAFRLRDAIVAQEGAANEVFMGVIVKKARHNRHMPVSVATARILVVDDALEPEKLDDEALATERGIERHFSLQEEFENNLRRLVACGVNVILVDHGIADVAEDILTDAGVMVATRVSWRDLRKVAEHTGARPVKRSWLARPVAEIEKVLGTAERVYEDEKLSEIRIVGGRGRPMATIVVGAATRDVVGERERIAHDAVSAVQAAVRGGVVPGGGAAEISAARSLAAVRHEVKGMAAYGVDCVVAALKRPLAQIVQNAGYNPLEKVEEVVTAQAAAGSDCLAIDCDTGEIADMLVMGVVDPAPVKLYALKAAAEVGEAVLRIDRIVKKREDNVGEAKEAGT
- the hrcA gene encoding heat-inducible transcription repressor HrcA, translated to MGFQPDMDARKRRILEAVTDDYINTAEPVGSRTIARRYNLGVSPATIRNEMADLEESGYLEQPHTSAGRIPSEKGYRFYVDFIMKRKPVSEDERARIRRTLAERRREIELIIEETARILAQLSKYAAFVLSPISKAGVFKRIELLPVDSMNVLVVLVIDPGFVRTHLVATGHPLTRQQLANIAEFLNSRLANLPLSRIGASLLREIKAELDEYNTFVDAALEAIAQSLEDRHEEQVYSDGQVNLLEQPEFQDISKARTVLEFLAEDDALYALLSGVVEARGVTVMIGREAGHPSMKPCSIVSAPYEVRGVPMGALGVVGPTRMHYSRVVALVEFVAENLGDVLTRILLM